In one Flavobacteriales bacterium genomic region, the following are encoded:
- a CDS encoding histidine kinase → MLQNTNDCVQANERGLASSFLTGFARLMRAVLEHTRKDEVSLAEDLSVLRDYLDLERLRSGARFEYRLEVGSDIDPEDLMVTPMLLQPYAEQAIWNSLGRTDDPGHLVIRVQRSQGTLVLLLEDDLQSGATDPSIASDRSEGTVITEARLALLAKQGKRQASVKVIPMPVGRRVELTLPLSEAA, encoded by the coding sequence ATGCTGCAGAATACCAACGATTGCGTGCAGGCCAACGAGCGAGGCCTCGCCTCTTCCTTCCTCACAGGGTTCGCCCGGTTGATGCGTGCGGTGCTGGAGCATACGCGGAAGGATGAGGTCAGCCTGGCCGAGGACCTGAGCGTATTGCGTGATTACCTGGATCTCGAACGCTTGCGATCGGGTGCTCGGTTCGAGTACCGGTTGGAGGTGGGGTCTGACATTGACCCCGAGGACCTCATGGTCACGCCCATGCTGCTGCAGCCCTATGCCGAACAGGCCATTTGGAACAGCTTGGGCCGAACGGATGACCCTGGGCACCTGGTGATCCGTGTACAGCGATCGCAGGGCACTTTGGTGCTCCTCCTCGAGGACGACCTGCAGAGCGGGGCGACCGATCCGAGCATAGCCTCAGACCGGTCGGAGGGGACGGTCATCACCGAGGCCCGACTGGCACTGCTCGCGAAGCAGGGTAAGCGGCAGGCGTCGGTCAAGGTCATTCCAATGCCCGTGGGGCGCCGTGTTGAACTAACACTTCCGCTTAGCGAGGCGGCTTGA
- a CDS encoding IS3 family transposase (programmed frameshift), translating to MRKSKFTEHQVIAILKRHEAGSKVADLCREHGISNATFYQWKAKYGGMEPNQVKQLRDLQEELSRLKRMYTELSMVHDALKQVVEKKWGAPDEKREIVQAMIQEHSISERQACGSVGLARSTAQYCKTPADDTPIIQVLEQLTQKHPAIGVWQSHHRMRLMGHLWNFKRVYRVYTGLGLNIRRRAKKRLPARVKQALFRPAGPDQVYSIDFMHDSLWDGRTYRLLNVIDDYNREVLAIEVDTSLPALRVIRVLERIKAVRPLPKMIRVDNGPEFISAKLDHWCREHGITLTYIQPGKPTQNAYIERLNGSIRRELLSAYVFRTLDEVREKADEWMTDYNHHRPHKALGYRPPAPIRS from the exons ATGAGAAAGAGCAAGTTCACCGAGCATCAGGTCATCGCCATCCTCAAGCGTCACGAGGCTGGCTCGAAGGTGGCCGACCTGTGCCGCGAGCACGGGATCAGCAACGCCACGTTCTACCAATGGAAGGCCAAGTATGGCGGCATGGAGCCCAACCAGGTCAAGCAGCTGCGTGACCTGCAGGAGGAGCTCAGCCGCCTGAAGCGCATGTACACCGAGCTGAGCATGGTGCATGATGCCTTGAAGCAGGTGGTGGAAAAGAAGTGGGG GGCGCCTGACGAGAAGCGCGAGATCGTTCAGGCGATGATACAGGAGCACAGCATCTCCGAGCGCCAAGCCTGCGGCAGCGTGGGCTTGGCGCGCAGCACCGCGCAGTACTGCAAGACCCCAGCGGATGACACGCCCATTATCCAGGTCTTGGAACAGCTCACCCAGAAGCACCCGGCCATCGGGGTGTGGCAAAGCCATCATCGGATGCGCTTGATGGGTCACCTGTGGAACTTCAAGCGGGTGTATCGGGTCTACACCGGTCTGGGCCTCAACATTCGTCGCAGGGCCAAGAAACGGCTGCCTGCACGGGTGAAGCAGGCGCTGTTCCGTCCTGCTGGTCCGGACCAGGTCTACAGCATCGACTTCATGCATGACAGCCTCTGGGACGGCCGGACCTACCGCTTGCTAAATGTGATCGACGACTACAACAGGGAGGTGCTCGCGATCGAGGTGGACACCTCACTGCCCGCACTGCGCGTGATACGCGTGCTGGAACGCATCAAAGCAGTGCGTCCGCTGCCCAAGATGATCCGCGTGGACAACGGCCCGGAGTTCATCAGCGCCAAGCTCGACCACTGGTGCCGCGAACACGGCATTACCTTGACCTACATCCAGCCAGGCAAGCCCACCCAGAACGCCTACATCGAACGCCTCAACGGCAGCATCCGTCGTGAACTGCTCAGCGCCTACGTGTTCCGTACCTTGGACGAGGTGCGCGAGAAGGCCGATGAGTGGATGACCGATTACAACCATCACCGCCCACACAAGGCGCTTGGCTACCGGCCGCCAGCGCCCATCCGATCCTAA
- a CDS encoding tetratricopeptide repeat protein, which yields MKGRATYRPVWRGLHARCGWSLLLVLFSAFVPVKAQDEVMDSLRGVITKARNDTTRIGALIAMSEHIYTTDPDTNAIICRSAVKLADKALSKAGGAKLLRSTLLRQKATAINNLAASHYMFGDLDSALFCFRQARSIHQANGSSMGAADAWNNEALVHEARGDHAKQRVCLAEAMRVYRRSGDNERVGYALNNIGQFHTALGDMDSALFYLDSSLHVFQALRNDRGIASSLLNIGMNHKERGRPAEALERFLECEHVYERIDDRPGLAACQNNIAAIYQEQGMPEQAMRYYHKALDINIALGDRIGQANNHMNLGSTLEAQGELDMALQEFQKSLDLFLSTGDRRGEALVRGHLGNLWKNKGDRPRALLELRHSLALSKEIDSPREHATALYKLGHYFEDEGQVDSALFYYTATLQLDRSIEDREGESFALYSIAKAKLKQGRTKEAITLAEQALSIAQQSGYPVNILRATEVLHEGLARQGSWSRALEMLELHQQMKDSLNNAENAKKTVRLQMRYDFDRKQLADSIAHATAMAELESERQIAILEGEQARNRSWAFGIGGILLLGGGGMIYRIDRKRRRERFERDAALLQMKALRSQMNPHFIFNALNSINHYVQENERDLASGFLTKFARLMRLVLENSRHNEVPLDSDMEALRLYMDLERARLNNRFTYEVDIDTSIDQEATLVPPLILQPFVENAIWHGLSKKQGEGRLKIDVRRSGEMLVITIDDDGVGRSAAPVPDPSVQGGKASLGTSITRERLAALGSPGGQQAGFNYVEVPTGTRVEVKVPALHAA from the coding sequence GTGAAAGGACGTGCCACATATAGGCCGGTCTGGAGAGGATTACACGCCCGATGTGGCTGGTCGCTTCTTCTCGTCCTTTTCTCCGCCTTTGTGCCTGTGAAGGCGCAGGATGAAGTGATGGATTCCTTGCGTGGCGTGATAACGAAGGCACGGAACGATACCACGCGCATCGGTGCATTGATCGCGATGTCCGAGCACATCTACACTACGGACCCGGATACCAATGCCATCATTTGCCGCAGCGCCGTCAAACTGGCAGACAAGGCGCTGTCCAAGGCAGGTGGCGCCAAGCTTTTGCGCTCAACGCTTCTCCGCCAAAAGGCAACGGCCATCAACAACCTGGCGGCCTCGCACTACATGTTCGGGGACTTGGACAGCGCCCTGTTCTGCTTCCGGCAGGCGCGTTCCATTCATCAAGCCAATGGGTCGTCCATGGGTGCGGCCGATGCGTGGAACAACGAAGCCTTGGTGCATGAAGCACGCGGTGACCACGCCAAGCAACGGGTTTGTCTAGCAGAGGCCATGCGCGTCTATCGTCGCTCTGGTGACAATGAGCGTGTGGGCTATGCGCTGAACAACATCGGCCAGTTCCATACGGCGCTGGGGGACATGGATAGCGCATTGTTCTATCTCGATAGCAGCTTGCATGTGTTCCAAGCGCTGAGGAACGATCGCGGCATTGCAAGCAGCTTGCTCAACATCGGCATGAACCACAAGGAGCGCGGTCGACCGGCCGAGGCCTTGGAGCGCTTCCTTGAGTGCGAGCATGTTTATGAACGCATCGATGACCGACCCGGTCTGGCCGCTTGCCAGAACAATATCGCCGCCATCTACCAGGAGCAGGGAATGCCCGAGCAGGCCATGCGCTATTACCACAAGGCGCTGGATATCAACATCGCCCTGGGCGACCGCATCGGGCAGGCCAACAACCACATGAACCTTGGTTCCACACTGGAGGCCCAGGGTGAGTTGGACATGGCATTACAGGAGTTCCAGAAGAGCCTGGACCTCTTCCTGTCGACCGGCGACCGCCGCGGTGAGGCCCTGGTCCGAGGGCACCTCGGTAACCTCTGGAAGAACAAGGGCGATCGCCCCCGCGCCTTGCTGGAGCTTCGGCACAGTCTGGCATTGAGCAAGGAGATTGATTCTCCACGCGAGCATGCCACGGCCCTGTACAAGCTGGGTCATTATTTCGAGGATGAAGGCCAAGTGGACTCGGCACTGTTCTACTACACGGCCACACTGCAATTGGACCGGAGCATCGAGGACCGGGAAGGGGAGTCATTCGCCCTCTACAGCATCGCCAAGGCCAAGCTGAAGCAGGGGCGAACGAAGGAGGCCATCACGCTGGCTGAACAGGCGCTATCCATCGCTCAGCAAAGCGGCTATCCGGTCAACATCCTGCGCGCCACCGAGGTGCTGCACGAGGGGCTTGCCCGGCAGGGAAGCTGGTCACGGGCATTGGAGATGCTGGAGCTGCACCAACAGATGAAGGACAGCCTGAACAATGCGGAGAATGCCAAGAAGACCGTGCGCCTTCAGATGCGCTACGACTTCGACCGGAAGCAACTAGCCGACAGCATCGCCCATGCCACGGCGATGGCCGAGCTCGAGAGCGAGCGGCAGATCGCCATCCTGGAGGGCGAACAGGCCCGCAACCGGTCATGGGCGTTCGGCATTGGCGGCATCCTGCTCCTTGGCGGAGGCGGCATGATCTACCGCATCGACCGCAAGCGCCGCAGGGAGCGCTTCGAACGTGATGCGGCCCTGCTGCAGATGAAGGCGCTACGGAGCCAGATGAACCCGCACTTCATCTTCAACGCGCTCAACAGCATCAATCACTACGTGCAGGAGAACGAGCGCGACCTGGCCAGTGGCTTCCTCACCAAGTTCGCGCGGCTCATGCGGTTGGTGCTGGAGAACAGCAGGCACAATGAAGTGCCCCTGGATTCGGACATGGAAGCCTTGCGCCTTTACATGGACCTGGAGCGCGCGCGCTTGAACAACCGGTTCACCTATGAGGTGGATATCGACACCAGCATCGATCAGGAGGCGACGTTGGTGCCGCCGCTCATCCTGCAGCCCTTTGTGGAGAACGCCATCTGGCACGGACTATCCAAGAAGCAGGGAGAGGGTCGCCTGAAGATCGACGTGCGGCGGTCGGGGGAAATGCTGGTGATCACAATCGATGATGACGGAGTAGGTCGCAGCGCTGCGCCGGTGCCGGATCCATCGGTGCAAGGAGGCAAAGCATCCTTGGGAACCAGCATCACACGGGAGCGTTTGGCCGCGCTTGGGAGCCCCGGAGGTCAGCAGGCAGGGTTCAACTATGTAGAAGTGCCCACAGGAACGCGCGTGGAGGTGAAGGTGCCCGCTCTGCACGCGGCGTGA
- a CDS encoding histidine kinase, whose product MKVLLLVAATKVSAQYPANADGLRALIRMAPHDTTKAQATLLLAVAIQDARPDSVKHLCDEALRIATHALSSTIPGTVAQMRVQKAVYRRIQATAILNMGCLSHQAGETVKAMERYDQAFSEFKRLGFNPGARDALTAMSALFTETGHLAEAEWAGQTAREYKGAPTVRYGFIAKCSARSQTDSNAEMPPGDRTPVNEPVAVPTSPARTAIEVPQGGSGEASTAHTPPRDRVVDTLRDAVHLEPIAPVQVLYANEGAAALAVMGVDTAMIARRRLRLAQPVRRVGGAIQARDEFEMGEAWQLIREPDMALTSFERSYALFRAVRSDSGECVALLRIGELLGNRGEHEEAFAALDSARLKARTIGRADLEGIALAGMGDMCRRIEECGGAAELYRRSIELALAAGDRRTEARGYLGITEGLLRGGAPAQAEPIGQRGFKLAAEVDDPDLKRHGAELLQGIYTELGRLEEAHEMGELASSIRAFIIQRDRAMDSIIHVIRSDFLRTRQEDSLTHQRAQSALESNWREEQERATVNKRLALTIALLSTVIVLAGWAYYRFDRRRRQRRAERRAMDLEMRALRAQMNPHFLFNALSSIHAHILENQAEIAAGFLAKFTKLMRQVLEMSRLNDVPLKRELEVLAAYAELEQMRLKDRFSYTVEVSPDVDPEAVAVPPMLLQPFVENAVWHGLARKSGPGTLKVSAWRANGALHIAIDDDGVGRQEAKGKGSGHASLGTSITRERLDLWAAQCRAPASFTFVPVPVGTRVLLVLPWVEVQ is encoded by the coding sequence GTGAAGGTGTTGCTCCTCGTGGCGGCCACGAAAGTGAGCGCGCAATACCCTGCGAATGCCGATGGATTGAGGGCGCTGATCCGAATGGCGCCGCATGACACGACAAAGGCGCAAGCGACCTTGCTCCTGGCGGTGGCGATACAAGATGCAAGACCGGACAGCGTGAAGCATCTGTGTGACGAGGCGCTGCGAATCGCTACGCATGCACTTTCAAGCACCATACCCGGAACGGTGGCGCAGATGCGCGTCCAGAAGGCGGTCTATCGTCGGATTCAAGCCACCGCCATTCTCAACATGGGTTGTCTTTCGCATCAAGCAGGGGAGACGGTGAAGGCTATGGAGCGCTATGACCAGGCGTTTTCTGAGTTCAAGCGGTTGGGCTTCAATCCTGGAGCGCGTGATGCCTTAACGGCTATGTCAGCGTTGTTCACTGAGACTGGTCATTTAGCTGAAGCTGAATGGGCCGGCCAAACTGCAAGAGAGTACAAGGGAGCGCCGACCGTTCGCTATGGCTTCATCGCCAAATGTTCGGCCCGGTCCCAAACAGATTCAAACGCCGAGATGCCACCTGGAGACCGGACGCCGGTAAACGAGCCCGTGGCTGTTCCGACGAGTCCGGCCAGAACAGCCATTGAAGTGCCGCAGGGTGGCTCGGGCGAGGCGAGCACGGCACACACGCCACCTCGTGACCGGGTTGTCGACACGTTGAGAGATGCAGTGCATCTGGAGCCGATAGCGCCAGTTCAGGTGCTCTATGCGAACGAAGGAGCAGCAGCATTGGCCGTGATGGGAGTGGACACCGCGATGATTGCCCGACGCCGACTGCGGCTTGCTCAGCCTGTCCGCAGGGTGGGCGGGGCTATTCAGGCGCGTGATGAGTTCGAGATGGGAGAGGCCTGGCAGCTTATTCGCGAACCGGACATGGCGCTGACATCGTTCGAGCGGTCCTATGCGCTTTTCCGGGCCGTGCGCTCCGACTCGGGTGAGTGCGTGGCCTTGTTGCGCATCGGGGAGTTGCTTGGGAATCGGGGAGAGCACGAAGAGGCGTTTGCCGCTCTGGATAGTGCGCGACTGAAGGCACGCACCATCGGAAGAGCTGATCTGGAGGGCATAGCCCTGGCAGGCATGGGTGACATGTGTCGGCGAATCGAGGAGTGCGGGGGGGCTGCAGAGCTCTATCGCCGGAGCATTGAACTGGCGCTAGCGGCTGGCGATAGACGGACCGAAGCCCGGGGATACCTCGGAATCACCGAAGGGCTTCTGAGAGGTGGTGCGCCAGCTCAGGCTGAACCAATAGGCCAGCGAGGGTTCAAACTTGCAGCCGAAGTGGATGATCCGGACTTGAAGCGGCATGGTGCTGAGCTCCTCCAAGGAATCTACACAGAGCTGGGGCGCCTGGAGGAAGCGCATGAGATGGGTGAGTTGGCCTCGAGTATCCGTGCGTTCATTATTCAGCGTGATCGGGCGATGGACTCGATTATCCACGTGATTCGAAGCGATTTCCTCAGGACGCGTCAGGAGGACAGTCTGACCCATCAGAGGGCCCAGAGCGCCTTGGAGTCGAATTGGAGGGAAGAGCAGGAAAGAGCGACCGTGAACAAGCGCTTGGCCCTGACCATTGCGCTCCTGTCAACGGTGATCGTCCTCGCAGGCTGGGCATACTACCGATTCGACCGTCGTCGGCGCCAAAGGCGTGCGGAGCGCAGGGCGATGGATCTCGAAATGCGTGCGCTTAGGGCGCAGATGAATCCGCACTTCCTTTTCAATGCCTTGTCGAGCATCCACGCGCACATTCTGGAGAATCAAGCAGAGATAGCGGCGGGTTTCCTGGCCAAGTTCACCAAGCTCATGAGGCAGGTCCTTGAGATGAGCAGACTGAACGATGTGCCTCTGAAGCGAGAATTGGAGGTTCTGGCGGCTTACGCAGAGCTGGAACAGATGCGCTTGAAGGACCGGTTCAGCTACACGGTCGAAGTCTCGCCCGATGTGGATCCGGAGGCGGTAGCCGTGCCTCCGATGCTGCTGCAGCCATTCGTGGAGAATGCGGTCTGGCACGGTTTGGCGAGAAAGAGCGGGCCGGGCACCTTGAAGGTTTCCGCATGGAGGGCCAACGGGGCGCTGCACATCGCCATTGACGACGACGGCGTAGGTCGCCAAGAGGCCAAGGGCAAAGGGAGCGGTCATGCATCCCTGGGCACCTCCATCACCAGGGAACGGCTGGATTTATGGGCGGCGCAGTGCAGGGCTCCAGCAAGTTTCACCTTTGTTCCGGTGCCGGTTGGGACCCGTGTCTTGCTCGTGCTGCCATGGGTGGAGGTTCAGTGA